TGATGTTCGGGTAGAGCTTCTTCAGCTTGCGGAGCTGGTTGAAGTTGCCGCGCAGCGGCTGGTCCCAGGTGTCGGCGACGCCGTCGACGGACTGGTCGGCGGTGTAGGCCTTGTCGTAGTCGGCGTAGGAGTCGCCGATGGTGCACTTGCCGCCGGTGACGTTGCCGAAGGCGTAGTTGATGTGGGTGATCTTGGACGCGGAGCCCGAGGTCACGATGTTCTTCACGTGGTAGTTGCGGCCGTAGACGCCCCAGTTGGTGAAGTAGCCCATCTTCACGACGTTCGGGGGCGGGGTGCCGCCGCCTCCGCCCGTGGTGTGGACGGCGACCGGTCCGGCGGCGGGGCCGGTCTGGTCGATGGTGTCGCGGGCGACGACCGTGTACGAGTAGTCGGTGCCGGCGGTGAGGCCGCTGTCCGTGAAGGTGAGGCCGGTGGTGGTGGTCACCTTGGTGCCGTCGCGCAGCACGTCGTAGTTCTTGACGCCCTTGTCGTCGGTGGCCGCGGTCCAGGTGAGCTTCGCCGAGGTGTCGGTGACGTTCGAGGCGACCGGGGTGCCGGGGGCCGAGGGCGGGTTGTCGCCCGGCTGGGTGGTGCCGTCGCAGGGAGTGCCGTTGATCTTACAGCCGCTGGGCGCGCCGGGGCCTGCGCCGTTGTAGCCGAAGGAGACGGAGGCGCCGGGGGCGAGGGTGCCGTTGTACGACTTGTTCTTGGCGGTCCAGTGGGTGCCGGAGCTGGTGACGTCCGCGTCCCAGGCGGAGGTGACGGCGGTGCCGGAGGGGTAGTCCCACTCGACGGTCCAGGAGTTGATGGTGGTGGTGCCGGTGTTCTTGATGGTCCAGTTGGCGCCGAAGCCGGTGCCCCAGTCCTGGGTCTTGGTGTAGGTCGCGGTGGCCGATGCGGCGGCCTCGGCGGGGGAGGCGAGGCCGACCATGGCGGCCAGGGGCAGGATCAGGGCGGTCAGTCCGGCGGCGGTCCGGTGTCTGAACCCTGCTCTGCGCGTCGGTGCTTGAGTGCTCAACGGTGCTCCTCAAGTTGCGGACGGACAAGGTGGGGGTGGTCCGAAGGTGCGCGCGCCCCGCGAGCGTAGGAAGGTCTGGACCAATCGTCAAGAGGTCCAGACCAACGTCGGCAAAGATCTGCTAAATCCCCAACTCCTGTGCCAATACGGCCGCTTGGACCCGGCTCCGCAGCTCCAGCTTCCCGAGCACCTTGCTGACGTGCGTCTTCGCCGTCGCCTCCGCCATGTCCAGGCGTACCGCGATCTCCGCGTTCGACAGACCCAGGCCGAGCGCCGACAGCACCTCCCGCTCCCGGGGCGTCAGCACGTCCAGTACGGCCGCGTCCGCCACCGGACGGCTCGGAGCCGCGAACTCCGCGATCAGCCGCCGCGTCACCGCCGGGGCGATCAGCCCCTCGCCGCGCCCCACCGTCCGCACCGCCGTGATCAGGTCCTTCGCGTCCGTGTCCTTCAGCAGGAAGCCCGAGGCCCCGGCCCGCAGTGCCCCGAAGACGTACTCGTCGAGGTCGAAGGTCGTCAGGACGAGCACGTCGGCGAGACCCTCCGACACCACCAGACGGGTCGCCGTCACCCCGTCCATCCGGGGCATCTGCACATCCATCAGGACCAGGTTCGGGCGCAGTTCGCGGGCGAGCTCCACCGCCCGCTCGCCGTCCGCGGCCTCGCCGACCACCTCGATGTCCGGCGCGCTGCCCAGGATCAGCACGAGCCCCGCCCGTACCGCCGACTGGTCCTCGGCCACCACCACCCGGATCGTCATGCGTTCCCCGCCTTCTCGTCCGCGGGCAGCACGGCCCGCACCTGCCAGACCGCTCCCGCGGCCGCCGCCCGGAACTCCCCGCCGAGCAGCTCCGCGCGCTCTCGCATCCCCACCAGACCCGAACCCGTCCCGGGCGCCGACGGCCCCGGCCGCTTCCCGTACGGCGAGTCGACGGCCACCGTCAGGACCCCGTCGCTCCGTCCCACCCGCACGGTGACCGTACCGGGGGAGGCGTGCTTCACCGCGTTGGTCAGGGACTCCTGCACGATCCTGTACGCGGCCAGCTCCACCGGCGCCGGCAGGGCGGCTCCGTCCGGGGGCCGGGTGTCCTCCAGTACGAACTCCAGACCGCCGGACGAGCCGTTGGTACGGGCCCGGGCGAGCAGACCGTCCAGCGCGTCGAGGCTCGGCACCGCCCCCGGCTCCCCGTCCCCGCTGCTGTCCCGGAGCAGCCCGATCAGCCGCCGCATCTCGGCGAGGCCCGCCACGCTGTTCTCCCGGATCACCGTCAGGGCCTGCCGGGTGGTGGTCGGTTCGTCGAGGGAGAGCGCGGCCGTGGAGTGGATCGCGATCGCCGACAGGTGGTTCGCCACCATGTCGTGCAACTCCCGTGCCATCCGTGCCCGCTCGGCCACCACCGCCTGCGCCCGGTCCATCTCGGCGAGCAGCGCGGTCTGTTCGGCCCTCAGCCGGGCGGCGTCCGCCGCCTCCCGGTGGTTGCGGACGATCGCGCCCGTGATCGCCGGGAGGAAGGAGATCATGCCGGTGATGACCCCGACGAGCAGCGCGTAGGCGTTCTGCCACCAGACCAGGAAGCCGATCGTCACCCCGACCGTGACCAGGCCGGTGGAGTACGGGACGCGGCGGGCGTGGGCGGTCGGCCCGTACACGACGGCCGCGTAGACGACGTCCGTGAACATCAGGACGGTGGCCAGGCTCCCGTACGTGAACTGGTCCGCGACGATCGCGAGCGTGCCGACGGTCAGCGCCGCCCGGGGCGCCGTCCGGCGCACCGCCTCGCACCCGGCCATCACCACGAGCGGCACCAGGGTCGCCCAGCGCTCGGTGAACAGCCGGTCCACCTGGGTGTGCAGGCCGAAGAACCAGAGGAGCAGACCACCTACGAGGCCGATGGCGGCGATGAGCAGGTCGACGCGGTGCGGGCGGGGGAGTGTCACGTACTCATCCAACACGGCGCCACGCGCGCGTACCTCCTCGCTCGGGCCGATCCGTCCCTCCATCGAAGGATGTAGACGCGGTTCCTCATCGGCGACGACGAACCGGGCGCGGACCCACGGGACGCTGAAGGGGCACCGAAAGGGGAACCGCCGTGATCGTCACGCTGATCGTCATCTGCGAGGTCGGCTTCTGGGTCCTGCTGGCCGCCGGCCTCGCCACCCGCTACCTCCTGAAGATGCCCCGGACGGGTATGGCACTGCTGCTGTGCGAGCCGCTCCTGGAGGTCGTGCTCCTCGTCGTCACCGCGATCGACCTCAAGAACGGCGCCGATCCCGGCTGGGAGCACGGCCTCGCCGCCCTCTACATCGGTTACACCGTCGGCCACGGCCACCGCACCGTGAAGTGGCTCGACGGGCACGCCGCCCACCGCCTCGGCGGCGGCCCGCCGCCCCCGAAGCCGCCCCGGTACGGCATGGCGCGCGCCCGCCACGAGGGCAGGGTCTGGCTGGGCTCGCTGGTGGGCGGCGCCGTCGCCACCGTCCTGCTGCTCCTCGC
The DNA window shown above is from Streptomyces vietnamensis and carries:
- a CDS encoding glycoside hydrolase family 18 chitinase, which gives rise to MVGLASPAEAAASATATYTKTQDWGTGFGANWTIKNTGTTTINSWTVEWDYPSGTAVTSAWDADVTSSGTHWTAKNKSYNGTLAPGASVSFGYNGAGPGAPSGCKINGTPCDGTTQPGDNPPSAPGTPVASNVTDTSAKLTWTAATDDKGVKNYDVLRDGTKVTTTTGLTFTDSGLTAGTDYSYTVVARDTIDQTGPAAGPVAVHTTGGGGGTPPPNVVKMGYFTNWGVYGRNYHVKNIVTSGSASKITHINYAFGNVTGGKCTIGDSYADYDKAYTADQSVDGVADTWDQPLRGNFNQLRKLKKLYPNIKVIWSFGGWTWSGGFGQAVQNPAAFAQSCYDLVEDPRWADVFDGIDLDWEYPNACGLSCDTSGAAAFKNMVQAMRAKFGANALVTAAVTADASAGGKIDASDYAGAAPYMNWFNVMTYDFFGAWAAQGPTAPHSPLTSYAGIPQAGFNSAEAIAKFKAKGVPASKLLLGIGFYGRGWTGVTQSAPGGTATGPAQGTYEQGIEDYKVLKNSCPANGTVAGTAYAHCGTNWWSYDTPATVNSKMSWAKNQGLGGAFFWEFSGDTSNGELVGAINTGLS
- a CDS encoding response regulator — translated: MTIRVVVAEDQSAVRAGLVLILGSAPDIEVVGEAADGERAVELARELRPNLVLMDVQMPRMDGVTATRLVVSEGLADVLVLTTFDLDEYVFGALRAGASGFLLKDTDAKDLITAVRTVGRGEGLIAPAVTRRLIAEFAAPSRPVADAAVLDVLTPREREVLSALGLGLSNAEIAVRLDMAEATAKTHVSKVLGKLELRSRVQAAVLAQELGI
- a CDS encoding sensor histidine kinase, which translates into the protein MTLPRPHRVDLLIAAIGLVGGLLLWFFGLHTQVDRLFTERWATLVPLVVMAGCEAVRRTAPRAALTVGTLAIVADQFTYGSLATVLMFTDVVYAAVVYGPTAHARRVPYSTGLVTVGVTIGFLVWWQNAYALLVGVITGMISFLPAITGAIVRNHREAADAARLRAEQTALLAEMDRAQAVVAERARMARELHDMVANHLSAIAIHSTAALSLDEPTTTRQALTVIRENSVAGLAEMRRLIGLLRDSSGDGEPGAVPSLDALDGLLARARTNGSSGGLEFVLEDTRPPDGAALPAPVELAAYRIVQESLTNAVKHASPGTVTVRVGRSDGVLTVAVDSPYGKRPGPSAPGTGSGLVGMRERAELLGGEFRAAAAGAVWQVRAVLPADEKAGNA